The following are encoded in a window of Pygocentrus nattereri isolate fPygNat1 chromosome 5, fPygNat1.pri, whole genome shotgun sequence genomic DNA:
- the prdm8 gene encoding PR domain zinc finger protein 8 has translation MEPTFTARSLWTNDSKFLHHHATDLFTSVQVTQDIPAGASFGPCLLHNTFYDTIAFIALKSFDKREKSYVFRVDPEAMKSSPLVVPWLRLVQAAMNAAEQNTEAFLKAGQLYFRTTRPVRTGEELFVWYDEELSHLLGLSDIKPRAVADGLSCGRCGQAFRNENPLLAHCRFLCAQVKPAVMRADAEQKRQRRVTTDFHNIARDLEHVEQKKAEDALTSRKRKHDEAPSPRSRKPVLLEKTNLDHSSGHRHGHGSAEPAEKLAGFSESAPEPKSGKYSAFGEIKKTCNVDVRRENPSVSSYRAEAVVDAGLQSESSAFSFVLPGRAHAQQKSAFCKPHKRAVGGTEGPQHPGPPLCSPHELLDDVSESFSSKSAAGYRNLLASHLFQADPAGVQTVAAAPLLYAPEQWSGGVSGQLRAASSFTLLPATFGSLQGVSVQNWCAKCNLSFRMTSDLVLHMRSHHKKEFAAESQARRRREEKLTCPICHEYFRERHHLSRHMTSHN, from the exons ATGGAGCCCACCTTCACGGCGCGCTCACTGTGGACTAACGACAGCAAATTTCTTCACCATCATGCCACGGATTTGTTCACCAGTGTCCAAGTCACCCAGGACATCCCGGCTGGAGCGTCTTTCGGACCTTGTCTTCTCCATAATACATTCTATGACACTATAGCTTTCATTGCCCTGAAGTCGTTTGACAAGAGAGAGAAATCCTACGTGTTTAGG GTAGACCCTGAGGCTATGAAGAGCTCTCCGTTAGTCGTGCCGTGGCTCAGGCTGGTGCAAGCTGCCATGAACGCGGCCGAGCAGAACACCGAGGCTTTTCTGAAGGCAGGACAGCTGTATTTTCGGACTACTCGCCCCGTGAGGACAGGAGAGGAGCTGTTCGTATGGTATGATGAGGAGCTCTCTCATCTTCTGGGTCTGAGCGACATTAAGCCACGCGCTGTGGCTGATG GCTTGTCGTGCGGGAGGTGTGGTCAGGCCTTCAGGAATGAAAACCCGCTCCTCGCTCACTGTCGCTTTCTGTGCGCTCAAGTCAAACCGGCGGTGATGCGCGCGGACGCGGAGCAGAAGCGACAGCGCCGGGTCACCACCGACTTCCACAACATCGCCCGAGATCTGGAGCATGTGGAGCAGAAGAAAGCCGAGGACGCGCTCACGTCGCGAAAGCGAAAACACGACGAGGCCCCGAGCCCGCGGAGCAGAAAGCCGGTTTTACTGGAGAAGACCAACCTCGACCACAGCAGCGGCCACAGACACGGCCACGGCTCAGCGGAGCCCGCCGAGAAACTGGCCGGCTTCAGCGAGTCAGCTCCCGAGCCAAAGAGCGGCAAATACAGCGCGTTCGGGGAGATTAAGAAAACATGTAATGTGGATGTAAGGAGGGAAAACCCGTCTGTGTCGAGTTACCGCGCGGAGGCGGTGGTAGACGCGGGCCTTCAGTCCGAATCTAGCGCCTTCTCCTTCGTGCTGCCCGGCAGGGCGCATGCGCAACAGAAGAGCGCCTTCTGCAAACCTCATAAGCGCGCCGTTGGTGGCACTGAAGGCCCGCAGCATCCGGGGCCTCCTCTGTGCAGCCCACACGAGCTGCTTGACGACGTCTCAGAATCGTTCAGCTCTAAGAGCGCTGCGGGCTACAGAAATCTTCTGGCCTCTCACTTGTTTCAGGCTGACCCGGCCGGCGTCCAGACCGTGGCAGCTGCTCCGCTCCTCTATGCACCGGAGCAGTGGAGCGGAGGTGTGAGCGGTCAGCTGCGCGCTGCCTCCTCCTTCACTCTTCTGCCTGCCACCTTCGGCTCGCTGCAGGGCGTCTCCGTGCAGAACTGGTGCGCCAAGTGCAACCTCTCCTTCCGCATGACCTCCGACTTGGTGCTGCACATGAGGAGTCACCACAAGAAGGAGTTCGCCGCCGAGTCTCAGGCGCGCAGGAGGAGGGAAGAGAAGCTCACGTGCCCCATCTGCCATGAGTACTTCCGTGAGCGCCATCACCTCTCACGACACATGACTTCTCacaactga
- the gdf10a gene encoding growth/differentiation factor 10 — protein MALRRVFLLHLLSLHFSSVRSASDSVLRLARGDDERTDSTNTDMVAQHMFKLYEKFSRELHGPKDGNTVRSFKASPEDVEQRVLYQLNLTSLQESEEILMTTLHFFFDKRPRQRSWFCKRVKNPSCRVHNLHQLPSFRLLFRSPSSSGYSLGSLLGNITLYPHRRGIWQTKDVSHIIREARSRNQLVITLEFDYGEKYQRYQDQLPAFSLPYILVYANDLAISEPNSVAMSLQRYDPFPADEQIAQSPNSSPDMRVKRDLHFPDPIQNNELPEVEYDSFKQHDMWESTYQVLKPKPSKKERRKKVREHADGVNKSQVLSFDEKTMKKARKRQWKEPRSCSRRYLKVDFADIGWSEWILSPKSFDAYYCTGTCEFPIPKVVRPSNHATIQSIVKTVGIIPGIPEPCCVPEKMNPLSVLFLDESKNIVLKIYPNMSVETCACR, from the exons ATGGCGCTGAGACGCGTCTTTCTGCTGCACTTGCTTTCGCTGCACTTTTCTTCGGTCCGATCTGCGTCAGACTCGGTGTTGAGATTAGCGCGTGGTGATGATGAGCGCACTGACAGCACGAACACGGACATGGTGGCGCAACACATGTTCAAACTGTACGAGAAGTTCAGCAGAGAGCTGCACGGACCTAAAGATGGAAATACTGTGAGAAGTTTTAAAGCAAGTCCTG AAGACGTGGAGCAAAGAGTTTTGTACCAGCTGAATCTAACTTCCCTCCAAGAGTCTGAGGAGATTCTCATGACCACACTCCATTTCTTCTTTGATAAGCGCCCCCGCCAGAGGTCCTGGTTCTGCAAGCGCGTCAAGAACCCTTCCTGCCGTGTCCATAATCTTCACCAGCTGCCTTCATTCCGCCTTCTTTTCAGAAGTCCTTCTTCCTCTGGTTATTCTCTGGGGTCGTTGCTTGGGAACATCACCTTGTACCCTCACAGAAGGGGCATATGGCAGACCAAGGATGTGTCTCACATCATACGGGAGGCTAGATCTAGGAATCAACTTGTTATAACGCTGGAGTTTGATTATGGAGAAAAGTATCAGAGATATCAGGACCAGCTCCCAGCCTTCAGCCTACCATACATACTGGTGTATGCTAATGACCTTGCCATATCAGAGCCAAACAGTGTGGCCATGAGCTTACAGAGGTATGACCCTTTCCCTGCAGATGAGCAAATTGCTCAGTCTCCAAATTCTTCACCTGATATGCGAGTCAAGCGGGACTTGCATTTTCCTGACCCCATCCAGAACAATGAACTCCCTGAGGTGGAGTATGACAGTTTTAAGCAGCATGATATGTGGGAAAGCACTTATCAAGTGCTGAAGCCAAAGCCCTCCAAGAAAGAACGGAGAAAGAAAGTTCGAGAGCACGCTGATGGAGTGAATAAATCTCAGGTTCTCAGCTTTGATGAGAAAACCATGAAGAAAGCACGCAAGAGACAATGGAAAGAGCCTCGCAGCTGCTCCAGGAGGTACCTGAAGGTGGACTTTGCAGACATTGGCTGGAGCGAGTGGATCTTGTCCCCAAAGTCCTTTGATGCCTACTACTGCACTGGAACATGTGAATTTCCCATACCTAAG GTTGTCCGGCCTTCCAACCACGCAACTATCCAGAGTATAGTGAAGACGGTTGGTATCATTCCTGGCATCCCAGAGCCCTGCTGTGTACCTGAGAAAATGAACCCCCTCAGTGTTCTGTTCCTGGACGAGtccaaaaacattgttttaaagatCTACCCCAACATGTCTGTGGAGACTTGTGCTTGTCGATAG